A window from Gossypium raimondii isolate GPD5lz chromosome 7, ASM2569854v1, whole genome shotgun sequence encodes these proteins:
- the LOC105769088 gene encoding UDP-glycosyltransferase 90A1: MDTNSSKFSIHHVVLFPFMSKGHIIPILNLARLLLRRGMAVTMFTTTGNRPFISESLADTSVCIIDIPFPQNAPEIPPGVESTDLLPSMSLFFSFCKATKQMQPMVEEKLQGLVQVQPVSFMVSDGFLWWTLESATKFGLPRLVFSGMNQFISCVSRAVFEDRLLDGAESDDELITVTRFPWIKVTRNDFNTVMPNPNGPTMEVFIDQVKSMSNSLGFIVNSFYELEKVYIDNWNSEKIPKVWCVGPLCLAEPELEPQKKPFWIQWLDQKLAQGCSVLYVAFGSQAEVSSEQLQQIAMGLQESKANFLWVLRKKESESILDEGFEEKVKGRGIVVKQWVDQRQILKYQCIEGFLSHCGWNSALESICYGVPILAWPMIAEQALNARMVVEEIKVGLRVDSTCNGMKPGFVKWDGLMKMVKELMEGEMGKQVRKRVKEVAELAKMAMADGDGSSWQTLDTLINELCNKKQDVRL, encoded by the coding sequence ATGGatacaaattcatcaaaattttcaatccaTCATGTAGTTCTTTTTCCATTCATGTCAAAAGGTCACATCATACCAATTCTCAACCTAGCTCGCCTCCTGCTCCGCCGTGGCATGGCGGTGACAATGTTCACCACCACCGGAAACCGACCCTTTATTTCCGAGTCTCTTGCCGACACATCCGTCTGTATCATTGACATCCCTTTCCCTCAAAACGCCCCTGAAATCCCACCTGGTGTTGAGAGCACTGATTTATTACCTTCAATGTcgctatttttttcattttgtaaagcCACAAAGCAGATGCAACCCATGGTCGAAGAAAAGCTCCAGGGTCTGGTTCAGGTTCAACCAGTTAGCTTCATGGTGTCAGATGGGTTCCTATGGTGGACCCTTGAGTCTGCAACAAAGTTTGGGTTACCAAGGTTGGTGTTTAGTGGCATGAACCAATTTATTTCATGCGTGTCCAGAGCTGTTTTTGAGGACAGGCTTTTGGATGGGGCTGAGTCAGATGATGAGTTAATCACAGTGACTCGGTTTCCATGGATTAAGGTTACAAGAAACGACTTCAATACAGTGATGCCTAATCCAAATGGTCCTACAATGGAGGTTTTCATTGATCAAGTGAAATCAATGTCAAACAGTTTGGGGTTTATTGTTAACAGCTTTTACGAGTTGGAAAAAGTTTATATTGATAATTGGAACAGTGAGAAAATACCCAAGGTTTGGTGTGTTGGACCATTGTGCTTAGCTGAACCCGAACTTGAACCTCAAAAGAAACCCTTTTGGATTCAATGGCTAGATCAAAAGCTAGCTCAAGGGTGCTCCGTTTTATACGTAGCATTCGGCTCTCAAGCCGAGGTCTCATCGGAACAACTTCAACAAATAGCGATGGGATTGCAAGAATCAAAAGCAAACTTCTTGTGGGTGTTAAGGAAAAAAGAATCTGAATCAATATTGGATGAAGGGTTTGAAGAAAAGGTTAAAGGGAGAGGCATTGTGGTGAAACAATGGGTGGATCAAAGGCAAATACTGAAATATCAATGTATTGAAGGGTTTTTGAGTCACTGTGGGTGGAATTCAGCGTTGGAAAGCATATGTTATGGGGTCCCGATCCTTGCATGGCCGATGATAGCTGAGCAGGCACTGAATGCGAGAATGGTGGTGGAAGAAATCAAGGTAGGGTTAAGAGTTGACTCGACATGCAATGGGATGAAACCTGGGTTTGTGAAATGGGATGGGTTGATGAAGATGGTGAAGGAGTTAATGGAAGGAGAGATGGGGAAACAAGTGAGGAAAAGAGTAAAAGAAGTTGCAGAGTTGGCTAAGATGGCTATGGCAGACGGTGATGGATCGTCTTGGCAGACGTTAGATACGCTTATTAATGAACTATGCAACAAGAAGCAAGACGTCCGCCTTTAA